A DNA window from Candidatus Omnitrophota bacterium contains the following coding sequences:
- a CDS encoding ABC transporter permease subunit, whose amino-acid sequence MKKEAVFTIAKKEFADYFTSPMAYIILTVLWLVTGWFFTSSIFLIGEATLAGVTSNLDLLLVFIVPAIAMRLISDEKRAGTIENLLTSPIEAKEVVVGKYLGSLAVILIALLGMAVYPVSLSFIGRMDWGQALGMFAGYFMLAGMYLAAGLFASSLTEQNVSAYLISFVICFTFFMIGKALPVMPDFLQGALSFIAVDTHLDNTAKGVIDIRDIMYFASFTGLFLVLSEWRISAFKKNRNTASFILLGILIVANYFASYYFLRIDMTSVKSYSLSKASKKTARAFDERVVIKAYFNNDLPAQYLNIKNYLADLLQEYKSYNRSKIIFEFKNPSGNPGVMKEAGSEGLFPIQFTRIAADKYEVSDGYMGLVIYYAKGDRKEVIPYVKDTSGLEYVLTSAFKKLQDPSRKKIALIKAFGSSDLSGNPELEALVREHYDMEELLPGSSADAFSAALLISPSDAPAKGEMEWFHSISKKVPAGIFIDRLDVPSDTFYGIRKKCDIAALLAPYGLKIYDGTVLDAQNQRIGVQQQRGRFIISNIVNYPPFVAVTNFSPATISAKMERAVLPYVSAFEVDKSSSSGTEAFAFSSKKSWLDTITVFNPLQKFIKPIDAPEGPFALGVAVVKEPLRMAVLGTSRFIDSSVAEDPSNASFFLNIIDWLVQETDLIEIRNKGVLFRPLKKISDPARIAFKYVNIFLSPLLLFAAGMIVWKRSALKRERFKRIYEP is encoded by the coding sequence ATGAAAAAGGAAGCCGTTTTTACAATAGCGAAAAAAGAGTTCGCTGATTATTTCACGAGCCCCATGGCTTATATCATACTCACGGTTCTGTGGCTTGTGACAGGGTGGTTTTTTACATCGTCCATCTTCCTTATAGGAGAAGCTACGCTGGCGGGCGTGACATCGAATCTGGACCTGCTTCTTGTTTTCATTGTGCCGGCCATTGCCATGCGGCTGATCTCCGACGAAAAACGCGCAGGGACGATTGAGAATCTTTTGACAAGCCCCATAGAGGCGAAAGAGGTTGTCGTCGGTAAATATTTAGGGTCGCTTGCCGTTATCCTCATAGCTCTTCTGGGAATGGCCGTCTATCCTGTGTCTCTGTCTTTTATAGGCAGAATGGACTGGGGCCAGGCTCTGGGCATGTTCGCCGGTTATTTTATGCTCGCGGGAATGTATCTGGCCGCGGGGCTTTTCGCTTCGTCGCTTACGGAGCAGAATGTGTCGGCTTATCTCATATCTTTTGTTATCTGTTTCACTTTTTTTATGATAGGAAAGGCTTTGCCGGTGATGCCGGATTTTCTTCAGGGGGCTCTTTCCTTCATCGCCGTGGATACCCATCTGGACAATACCGCGAAAGGCGTTATCGACATAAGGGATATAATGTATTTCGCCTCTTTCACGGGGTTGTTCCTTGTTTTGTCCGAATGGAGGATCTCGGCCTTTAAAAAGAACAGGAACACCGCGTCGTTCATATTGCTGGGAATTCTGATAGTGGCGAACTACTTCGCGTCCTATTATTTTCTCAGGATAGATATGACTTCCGTGAAATCTTATTCGCTTTCAAAGGCCTCAAAGAAAACGGCCCGCGCTTTTGATGAACGCGTCGTTATCAAGGCCTATTTTAATAACGATCTTCCAGCACAGTACCTGAATATCAAAAACTATCTTGCGGATCTTTTGCAGGAATACAAATCATACAACAGGTCTAAAATTATCTTTGAGTTCAAGAACCCTTCCGGCAATCCCGGGGTGATGAAAGAGGCCGGCTCGGAGGGGCTTTTTCCGATACAGTTCACCAGGATAGCCGCGGATAAATATGAGGTGAGCGACGGATACATGGGCCTGGTCATCTATTACGCCAAGGGGGATAGGAAGGAAGTGATTCCGTATGTGAAAGACACCTCCGGGCTGGAGTATGTTTTAACCTCGGCTTTTAAAAAACTGCAGGATCCCTCCCGCAAAAAAATAGCCCTTATAAAAGCTTTCGGCTCAAGCGATTTATCAGGAAACCCCGAACTCGAGGCGCTCGTGAGGGAACATTATGATATGGAGGAATTGCTGCCCGGCTCTTCAGCCGACGCTTTTTCAGCGGCGCTGCTCATATCGCCCTCGGACGCTCCGGCTAAGGGTGAAATGGAATGGTTCCATTCAATAAGCAAAAAAGTTCCGGCGGGTATTTTTATAGACAGGCTGGATGTGCCTTCCGATACCTTTTACGGCATAAGAAAAAAATGTGATATTGCCGCTCTCCTGGCCCCTTACGGCCTTAAGATCTACGACGGGACGGTGCTCGACGCGCAGAACCAGCGGATAGGCGTTCAGCAGCAGAGAGGCCGGTTCATCATATCCAATATTGTGAATTACCCGCCTTTTGTGGCGGTTACAAATTTCAGCCCGGCCACCATAAGCGCGAAAATGGAAAGAGCCGTCCTGCCCTATGTGTCGGCCTTTGAAGTTGACAAAAGCAGCTCATCCGGGACAGAGGCTTTCGCTTTCTCATCCAAAAAATCATGGCTGGACACGATCACCGTCTTTAACCCCCTTCAGAAATTTATTAAGCCGATCGACGCTCCCGAAGGCCCGTTCGCGCTGGGTGTGGCTGTCGTTAAAGAACCTTTGAGGATGGCCGTCCTCGGCACCTCAAGATTTATAGATTCGTCTGTGGCGGAGGACCCCTCAAACGCGTCGTTCTTTCTCAATATAATTGACTGGCTCGTGCAGGAAACGGATCTGATAGAAATCAGGAACAAGGGTGTTCTGTTCCGGCCGCTCAAAAAAATCTCCGACCCCGCCCGGATCGCGTTTAAATATGTCAATATTTTTCTCAGCCCGCTCCTTCTTTTTGCCGCCGGCATGATTGTGTGGAAGCGGAGCGCCTTAAAAAGGGAGCGCTTTAAACGGATATATGAACCGTAA